A single region of the Silene latifolia isolate original U9 population chromosome 8, ASM4854445v1, whole genome shotgun sequence genome encodes:
- the LOC141595240 gene encoding uncharacterized protein LOC141595240: MPSSQQGGDFTPIEEDSFGTYSWLFTNPWYQRPQRGDQFEEETFEPLSVDPIEVQYPTMANDTRTIRELRAKNYDTQPLCIAYPPMEANANFELKGYFIHNLPKFHGHAGDDPNRHLSEFHMMCEGAIPNGVTEDQFKLRAFPFSLQDEAKDWLFYLQPGIIRTWKDMKAAFLKKYYPDSRHNHAKKAITSPEQDASESLYEYWERFKKLVAQCPYHGLSGDDHFVNFCDGLTQQYQIMVNAATGGGVDNFFVAEANEIIERLAASTRNYGRSRGSKTLKSIETPSSSNHKLEKPLDDLTKMVAQLVGNNQGGAQGSNLECNFCQGPHPMETCPFMEEQVISKENVSAMMHGQYNSRNPNGEGYYKYDPSGNTYNIGSRDNPNLSWGGDTSRSFQNGQFNHLRNSNSQGQSPNYQRNNNLQQAKGGSFQFGNQGHQGNFQGNNKNFQQGGGSSSQGDEDLSTKEMFKLIMKGQAENTKRFDKMDADKLASDARENANSMTLRKGRTLESSPKKKRKAKSRDKVMEVEEQLEEELVIEKEKETPLKDNGEEVKSPLSNDKGRKGNNNTKDPIEDIEKEYVVEVPFPHALTHSKRFERDEDLYKTFRKCEMNIPLLNLLKGVLGYAKFLKELCTHWRNPRKGTHKVKVSEHVSVIFKKSLLKKCGDPGMFTIPCSIGDESFTHTMLDFGASINVMPYALYETLGLPLLNKTDVVIQLANRSNIYPKVMVEDVLVEVDHLTFPTDFYVLDMEVDSRATPILLGRPFMKTSQTKIDVSNGNLTMEFDGKQLTYNIYDAMRQPNDLHSCYFVDIIEPIVSQVYKLCQRDPLEVALTNDLGREGLHVLLSHDMQEFFCEPPR, encoded by the exons ATGCCTAGTTCTCAACAAGGTGGTGATTTCACTCCCATTGAAGAGGACTCATTCGGAACATACTCTTGGTTGTTCACTAATCCGTGGTATCAAAGACCTCAAAGGGGAGACCAATTTGAAGAAGAGACCTTTGAACCACTTTCGGTTGATCCTATAGAAGTGCAATATCCTACCATGGCGAATGATACAAGGACTATTAGGGAGCTCCGGGCAAAGAATTATGATACCCAACCTCTTTGCATAGCCTACCCACCCATGGAGGCCAATGCAAATTTTGAATTAAAAGGATATTTCATCCACAACCTTCCAAAGTTCCATGGACATGCGGGAGATGACCCAAATCGCCATCTTTCCGAATTTCATATGATGTGCGAAGGTGCCATTCCCAATGGGGTCACGGAGGACCAATTTAAGTTGCGAGCCTTCCCATTCTCACTACAAGATGAGGCAAAGGATTGGTTGTTTTACCTTCAACCGGGTATAATCCGTACTTGGAAGGATATGAAAGCGGCATTCCTTAAAAAATACTACCCCGATTCAAGACATAATCATGCAAAGAAAGCCATCACCTCTCCGGAACAAGATGCAAGTGAGAgtttgtatgagtattgggagagattcaagaagttggttgcTCAATGCCCATATCATGGGCTAAGTGGTGATGATCATTTTGTTAACTTTTGTGATGGCCTCACTCAACAATATCAAATTATGGTGAATGCCGCTACGGGTGGTGGGGTTGACAACTTCTTCGTGGCGGAGGCAAATGAGATCATAGAAAGGTTGGCCGCTAGCACAAGGAACTATGGAAGAAGCCGGGGGTCAAAGACTCTTAAATCCATTGAGACACCTTCTTCTTCCAACCATAAGCTTGAGAAACCCTTGGATGATCTCACAAAAATGGTTGCTCAACTAGTGGGAAACAATCAAGGAGGAGCACAAGGATCTAATTTGGAGTGCAATTTTTGTCAAGGTCCACACCCGATGGAGACGTGCCCCTTCATGGAAGAACAAGTGATAAGCAAGGAAAATGTGAGTGCCATGATGCATGGTCAATATAACTCTAGGAACCCCAATGGGGAAGGGTATTACAAGTATGACCCAAGTGGCAACACTTACAACATTGGGTCAAGGGACAACCCCAACCTTTCTTGGGGAGGGGATACCTCAAGAAGCTTTCAAAATGGCCAATTCAATCACTTGAGGAACTCCAACTCACAAGGTCAAAGTCCAAATTATCAAAGAAACAACAATCTTCAACAAGCAAAAGGAGGATCCTTCCAATTTGGAAACCAAGGACATCAAGGGAATTTCCAAGGTAACAACAAGAACTTCCAACAAGGAGGGGGCTCTTCCTCTCAAGGAGATGAAGATTTATCTACAAAAGAGATGTTTAAGTTGATCATGAAAGGGCAAGCCGAAAATACCAAAAGGTTTGACAAGATGGATGCGGACAAGCTTGCAAGTGATGCTAGG GAAAATGCAAACTCAATGACCTTGAGGAAGGGGAGAACTCTAGAGTCTTCTCCAAAGAAAAAGAGGAAGGCAAAGTCAAGAGACAAGGTGATGGAAGTTGAGGAACAACTAGAAGAGGAGCTTGTGattgaaaaagagaaagagacacCCTTAAAAGATAATGGGGAAGAAGTAAAGAGTCCCTTGAGCAATGACAAAGGAAGGAAGGGAAACAACAACACCAAAGATCCTATTGAGGATATTGAAAAAGAATATGTTGTGGAGGTACCCTTTCCTCATGCTCTCACACATTCTAAGAGGTTTGAAAGAGATGAGGATCTCTATAAAACCTTTAGAAAGTGTGAGATGAACATCCCTTTACTTAATCTTTTGAAAGGTGTTCTGGGGTATGCAAAGTTTCTTAAGGAACTTTGCACGCATTGGAGAAACCCAAGGAAGGGAACTCACAAAGTAAAGGTAAGTGAACATGTCTCCGTCATTTTCAAAAAATCACTTCTAAAAAAATGTGGCGACCCGGGAATGTTCACCATACCATGCTCTATTGGGGACGAGAGCTTTACTCATACTATGTTAGATTTTGGTGCATCAATCAATGTTATGCCCTATGCTTTATATGAGACCTTAGGACTCCCACTCTTGAACAAAACCGACGTAGTGATCCAACTTGCGAATCGCTCCAACATATACCCGAAGGTGATGGTGGAGGACGTATTGGTAGAGGTAGACCATTTGACCTTCCCGACCGACTTCTATGTCCTTGACATGGAAGTTGACTCGAGGGCCACTCCAATCCTTTTGGGGAGGCCTTTTATGAAAACCTCACAAACAAAAATTGATGTATCCAATGGAAATCTCACCATGGAGTTTGACGGGAAGCAACTCACCTATAACATATATGATGCTATGAGACAACCAAACGATTTGCATTCTTGCTATTTCGTGGATATAATAGAACCTATTGTCTCTCAAGTTTATAAATTGTGTCAAAGGGATCCCCTTGAGGTTGCCCTTACTAATGATTTGGGAAGAGAAGGGTTGCATGTATTGTTGTCTCATGATATGCAGGAGTTTTTCTGTGaacccccgcgataa